TCGACGAGATCCTGTGGCGCGGGTGCGCTGCCGGGCTCGGCTGGCCCGGGAGGTGCCCCCGGGGTCGTGTTCTCGGCGAGCACCTTCGAGCTGCCCAGTTCTACGGACATGCCACCCCCTTGAGGTCGCGGACGGGTCGCTGCGGCGCCCTCGGGTGAGGGAAGCACCTCCCCCTGAATACCGGGAGCACCACTGCGGCAAACGCAGCTCTTGCAGAATGTCACAAGTCAGCAACGCGACGTAGCCTCATGTCGATAAAACTGCACAGTTGAGGGCGGAGAGGCCGGGATTGGTGTCGCTCGATCCGGCTATGCGTCGATTCGATTTGCGGCTCTCAGCCGGGCGAAGCTCCGTGAGAGCAGGCGCGAGACGTGCATCTGCGAGACGCCGAGCTCCGCGCTGATCTGCGACTGCGTCAGATTCCGGTAGTAGCGCAGCAGGAGGATCCGCTGCTCGCGCTCGGGCAGCTGTACGAGCAGATGGCGGACGAGGTCGCGGTGTTCGACGCCGTCCAGCTCCGGATCCTCGTAGCCCAGCCGGTCCAGCAGGCCCGGCATCCCGTCCTCGCGCTCCTGTGCGGCCTCCAACGACGTGGCACGGTAGGCCCGTCCGGCCTCGATGCAGGCGAGGACCTCGTCCTCGGAGATCTTCAGCCGCTCGGCGATCTCAGCGGTCGTGGGAGAGCGCCCGTGAAGCGTCGTCAGGTCCTCGGTGGCGCCGCTGACCTGGACCCACATCTCGTGCAGCCGGCGGGGCACGTGGACGGTGCGGACGTTGTCGCGGAAGTAGCGGCGGATCTCGCCGACGATCGTGGGCATCGCGAAGGTGGGGAACTGGACCCCGCGCTCGGCGTCGAACCGGTCGATGGCGTTGATCAGGCCGATGGTGCCGACCTGGACGACGTCCTCCATCGGCTCGTTCCTGCTGCGGAAGCGGGCCGCGACGTACCGGACCAGCGGCAGGTTCGCCTCGATCAGGGCGCAGCGGATCCGCTCGTACTCCGTCGTGCCGCGGTCGAGCCCGGTGAGCTGTTCGAAGAGGGACTGGGTCAGCGCCCGGGTCCGCGCGGCACGCTCCCGCTGGGCCTCGGCGGGGGTCGGCGGCGCATCGGCATCACCGGAGGGAGCCTGGGTGGGGGTACGGGTCCCATCCACTCAGCCACCACCCCTTTACGGTTCACGGTGCAGATCTGTCCTGGTCGGTCATTCATCCGCCAAAAGCGGTCATAGCATCACAAGACATGTGCACCGTGCGCAAGCACCGTATAACTCCGTGTTGCTTGCCAGTTGCAAGAAAAACCCCCCGATCCGGGGGATCGGGGGGTGAGTTTCGGGGGGCTCAGTTGACGAGCGAGGTCATGAACTCGCCGACGCCCTGTGCCGCGCTGGATATGCCTTCGAAACCTATCTGGACCAGGTCGGCGGCTCGCTGGGGTGACGTGATGATCGTGTACAGCACGAAGACAACAAGCATGTAGGACACGACCTTTTTCGCCTGCGCCATCGCGCTGCCCCTCCCCGAGCGTGTTCGGTACCCGAAATCCAGTACACCTGTGCGGCTGTGTGAGTGTAACGGGAAGAGGGCATCGGTGATCGAGTCCACAGGGGTCCCGCGCGGACTGCCCGCGGACTCCGCACGGGACCCAAGAGCCGCTGGGTGGGCGGCGTTTGCCCGATCCGCCCGGGACGTGCCGGGAAGTGACGGAGGGTGCGGAGGGGGGCGGAGAGGGGCGGAGAGGGGCGGTCGGGCAGGGAGCTTTGGCGGGGCCATCTGGCGTACGCGCGTACGAGTCCGGCCGGCCGGGGCGGGAGGCCACCCCGTCAGGGCAGGAAAACGGTCTTTCCGCGCCCCCCGCCCACCCGGTTGCGGGCCACCGCGTCAGGGGCCTGCTCCAGCGGGACCTGGGTCTCGACGGGGACGACCAGGCGCCCGCTGTCCAGCTCCTGCCCCAGCCTGTCGAGCAGGGCCGCCGAGGCCGTGAGCTGGAAGTTGAGGCCCTCCACGCCCTTGGCGGACAGCTCGCCGGGCACCGCGGCGCCCAGCGTGGAGAGCGCGACGCCCCCGTTGCGCACCGGCGCCGCGCCGGCGGCGAAGGCGGCCGGGTCCGCCGCGATCAGGTCCACCAGCGCGTCCACACCCTCGGGGTACTCCTCGCGCACCGCGTCCGCGAGCGCCCGCTCCCTGGCGTCGACGGTGACCGCGGCGCCGAAGGCCGCCATCCGGCGCTCGTCGCGCCCATGGGTGGCCGCGATCACCCGCAGGCCGTGGGCCGAGGCGAGCTGCGTCAAGAACGTGCCCACCCCGCCGGCGGCGCCGACGATCAGCACGCTCTCGTACTCGCGCAGGGCCGCCGTGTCCACGATGCCCAGCGCCGTCATCCCGGCCGTCGGTGCCCCCGCCGCGACGGTGAGCGGCACCGAGGGCGGTGCGAGCGCCACGCTGCCCGCCTCGTCGACCACCACGAACTCGGCGTACGTCCCGCCCCCGACCGGGTCGCTGATCACCTGCCCGTAGACACCGTCACCGGGCGTGAAACGGCGCGACCCGGGGCCGTTGCTCTCCACCACGCCGGCGAAGTCCACGCCCATGACCAGGGGGAAGGCGTACGGCAGCGCGCCCTCCAGCATGCCGTCCGCGATCTTCCAATCGAGCGGGTTGAGCCCGGCGGCGCTGACCCGCACCAGGACCTCGCCCTCACCCGGCTCGGGCCGCGGCACCTCCAGGACCTCCGGCCGCCCCTTCGGCTCCCGCACTCCGACAGCACGCATGCGCCATCTCCCAGCTCCCCCCATGGGACCAGCGGCCCTTCCCAACGTACGACGCCCCCACGGGCCCCGCAGTCCGTGGCTTCCCACGCGCATGGCGGCTCTCCCGGGCCGGGACGGAGGCGGTCCCGGGACGGAGGCGGCAGCCCCCGGGCGGAGGCGGCAGTCCGCGGGCGGAGGCGGCTGCTCCACCAGGGAACTGCTACTCGACCAGGGACTGGGTGCCGAGTACGGCGAGCAGCGCGAGCCGTTCCGCGTCCTGGGTGCCGGGCTCGGCCGTGTAGACCATGACACGCAGGTCGCTGCCCGCCACGCTGAGCACGTCGCAGTCCAGCGTCAGCGGGCCCACCTGCGGATGCTCGACCGTCTTGCGCGAGCCCTCCTGGCGGCCGACGACGCCCGCGTCCCACAGCTCGGCGAACCGCTCACTGTGCGCGCGCAACTGCGCGACCAGGCGCCGCAGGTGCTGATCGGCCGGATACCGGCCCGCGGTCGCGCGCAGGTCGGCGACCAGCGCGGCCTCGAACGCGCGCCGCTCCCGCGGCGTGTGACGGACCCGGCTGCCGGGCCCGACCAAGTTGCGCCACACGCCGTTGCGTTCGTTACCACGCCACCCGGACGGGTCGCCCATCAGCGCCGCGTACAGCGGGTTGGCCACAAGCAGCGTCCAGGCCGCGTCGTAGACCCCGACGGGTGTTCCGGCCAGCCGGTCCAGCAGCCGTTGGACGCTCGGCGTGAGGTACGCGGGCACGGTCTCGGGTCCCGGTGGTGCGAGCCCGGCGAGCTGGAACAGGTGCGCGCGCTCGTCGCCCGACAGCCGCAGCGCCCGGACCAGGGCCTCGACGACCTGTGTCGAGGGGCTGGTCGCCCGGCCCTGTTCGAGGCGTGTCACGTAGTCGACGGAGATCCCGGCCAGCAGGGCCAGCTCCTCGCGGCGCAGCCCGGCCGCGCGCCGCTGCCCCCCGGCGGGCAGCCCGGCGGTTCCGGGTGGGACCCGGTCACGCCAGCGCCGTACCGCCCGTCCGAACTCCGTCGCCGCCATGCCGCCAGTCAACACCGTCCACCGGATACGCGCCTGGTACCCGCAGTCCCAGGAAGACGGGACGCATGGCCGGCCGCCCGCCCGCGCCGCAAGCTGGGGGCATGACGACAACACTGATCACAGGAGCAAACAAGGGCCTGGGCTTCGAGACCGCCCGCCGTCTCGTCGCGGCGGGTCACACCGTCTACGCGGGCAGCCGGGACGCCGAGCGCGGGCGCCGCGCAGCTGAGCAGCTGGGGGCGCGGCCGGTCCTCCTCGACGTCACCGACGACGCCTCCGTCGCGCAGGCGGCGAAGACCATCGAGGCCGACGGCGGCGGACTGGACGTCCTCGTCAACAACGCGGGCATCGGCGAGGAGGTGATCGGCCCGGAGGAGACGACCGCCGACACGCTGCGCCCCCTGTTCGAGACGAACGTCTTCGGCATGGTGCGTGTGACCCACGCGTTCTTGCCCCTGCTGCGGCGCTCCGCGGCCCCCGTCCTGGTCAACGTCAGCAGCGGCCTTGCCTCCATGACGCTGGTCAGCACCCCTGACACCCCCGCCTACGCCTTCCCGGGCGTCGCCTATCCGGCGTCGAAGGCCGCGGTCAACATGGTGACCGTGCAGTACACCAAGGCGTTCCCGGGTATGCGCGTCAACGCGGTGGAACCGGGCTACACCGCCACCGACCTGAACGGCCACCGCGGTACGCAGACCGTCGAGGAGGGCGCCGAGATCATCGTCCGCATGGCCCGGATCGGCCCCGACGGCCCCACGGGCGGCTACTTCGACGCGGCGGGCACCCTTCCCTGGTAAGCGGGGGCCCGGGCCCAACGGCGAGGCCGAGCTGTTGGAGGAGACCGGCCACGTGCGGGAGGAATCAGGCCACGAGACGAGTGCCTTCGAGGCGCTGACCGCTTCGGCGTCAGCCGCCTCGTCCGCAGGGGGTGCCGGAACCCGCAGGGATCCGAACGTCCCGAGAACGGCGGCCAGCAGGATCAGGCCGGCCGCCCCCAGCGTCACGCCGTCCGGGTGGATCAGCGCCTGGCCCCGCAGCGCCTGCCAGAGGAGCAGGGCGAAGACGGCGGCGTACACCCCCGAGGCGAGCAGCGTCAGGCGCCGCCGCACCCGGTCGTCGGCGAGGCGGGCGAAGCGCGGTGCGAGGGCGGTGAGTGCCATGACCAGCAGCGGCAGGAGTGGCAGCGCGTGCATGCCGAAGAAGTGAGAGATCCGCAGATCGCCGCCGGCCGTCGACCAACCGGTCAGCGGCATTGAGGGACCGCCGTCCGGCACGCCCACGCTGTGCGCACCGACCACGTCGCAGTCGCCGCGCCGCTGCTCCGGCGTGGGCTGCGTCATCAGGAATCCGACGGCCGCCCCCACCAGTGCCAGGACGATGCCGGAGCGAATCGCCCAGGCGGACGCACGGTCGGCGACGCGGGCGCGGAGCAGCGGCACGGCGACGACGAGCGTGCCGAGCCACAGGATGACGACCGTGATGGCCATCGCGTTGAACAGGGTCGCCAGGATCGACCTCGATGCCTACCTGTCGCTGCTCGCCACCGACGGCGTCATGACCAATGTCGGCGCGCCCTCCGAACCGGTCTCCCTCAACGTCTTCTCTCTCCTGGGCGGACAGCGCGCCCTCGCCGGCTCCTTGATCGGCGGCATCCGCGAAACGCAGGAGATGCTCGACTTCTGCGACGAGCACCGCCTCGGCTCCGAGATCGAGGTGATCCCCGTCGAGAAGATCAACGAGGCATACGAGCGCGTCCTGTCCTCCGACGTCCGCTACCGGTTCGTGATCGACATCGCGACTCTGAGCTGAACCACCCGGAAGACGCACGGTGACGCCCGCTGCCGCGGGCCGGGTCAGACGGCCGGGCCCGCGCCGCCGGGCTGCCCATCCGGCGGTCCGCACAATTGGCCAACGACCGGAACCTCGCATCACCTACCCACTCCCCACGCCCCCAGCCATCGGCTGCAAGGAGTCCGGAGCCCGACATCACGCGCCGCAACGCGAGGGCTGTACGGGTGACGCCCCTCCAGAAGACGGGGACGGCTCGCCGGGTCGGTGCAAGAGCTTCGCCCAAGATTGCGGCACCACATACAGGAGCATGAACATGAAGATCGACCTCACGGGAAAGAACGCGTTCGTCACCGGGGGTTCCAAGGGGATCGGCAAGGCAATCGTCCACATCCTGGCTGCCTGCGGAGCCAATGTCGGTGTCATGGCGCGTGGTCGCACCGACCTGGATGCGACGGTCGCGGAGGTCAACGCACTCGGCGGCGGCCGTGTCGTCGGCGTGCCCGGCGACGTCGCCGACTACGACAGCATCGCCGCAGCGATCGCCCGGACAGCCGAGACGTTCGGAGATCTGCACCTCGCCGTGAACAACGCGGGGATCTCGGGCACCGAAGGGCTCTTGCACGAGTCCGGTCCGGACAACTGGCGCACCGTCATGGGCGTGAACCTCGACGGGGTCGGGTTCGCGATGATGGCCGAGACCGCTCGGATGATGAAGACGGGCGAGGATCGATCGTGAACATCGCGTCGGTCGAGGCACACACCGTCCTCAGTCGCTTTCCGGTCTACACCGCGACCCAGCACGCACTCATCGGTCTCACGAAAGGCACCGCGGCGAATTACGCCCCTCTCGGGATCCGCGTCAACAGCGTCTCCCCCGGCGCGATCCGCACACCCTTGACGATGGCGCCGGGACAGAAGGACGTGACCGACCGGCTCGAAGTCAAGATTCCCGCGGGCCGCCTGGGCGAGTCGGACGAGGTCGCCAGGACCGTCGCCTTCCTGCTTTCCGACCTGTCCGCCTACACCACCGGCACGGACGTCGTCGTGGATGGCGCCTTCCTGTTGCGTGAGTGAGAGGGCACGGCGTCTGGCACAAGCTCGCGCCCGTCTTCGCGGCGGCTCACTGCCGCCCCCGGGTTCTGGAGACTGGTAACGCAGACCGATGCGGTACGCGAACTCGATGAACGCATTGGACGAACTATTGACGACCTCGACCTCACTGCCTCCGGGAGTGAGAGCCATCAGGCTTTCGACGTCGAAGAGTTCCAGGCCAACGATGTCGTAAACCGAGTCATCTTCATCGGCGGCCCGGAGGATTATTTCCGGGCGCGCTTCTTCCTCGACACCCGAGGGGGGTTTGTGGTGCTGTCGCCGCATGGCCGCATGGCCGCATGGCCGCATGGCCGCATGGCCGCATGGCCGCATGGCCGCATGGCCGCATGGCCGCATGGCCGCCGGGCCGCTGGGCCGCCTCCGCGTCGGACTCCGCCTGGTCGAGAACCTGCACGGCGCGCTTGAGGGCGTCGTCCCCGTCCTTGAGCTGGACCTCTTCGACCTCGTCGGCATAGCTGGTGGGCGACCTGACGTACATCGCTACCGCCGAGCTGCTGTCTTGGCCATCCTGGTCGCAGAAGAGCGGCAGCATGCCGGGGTGCACGACGGTGAACTCACGGGCGTACGGCTTGTGTTGACCCCGGTCCGGTACTGCGCCTATCAGCAACAAGGCTTCGGATGCGGCGAGTTGTGGCCCCTGGCCACACACGGTGCGTTTCCCCTGCGGTCCCTCCCCCGGACCGAAGGGGGCACGCCGCTGCCCGCGACAGCGTCACTGGAGTCGAGGCCGATACCACGCCACAACGCTGTGCCGCGTGTACCCGTTCAACAGGTCTCACCCCCTTCGCACGTCGATGGGGGACATCGCGTGGCCAACTGTCCCCAACCGATACAGAGCGCCTGAGTACACGTACTCAACTTCGCCTAAAACGGCCTGATGGGGCACCGACCTGACAGGTTGCGAACTATAGTTCTCACCGCCCTGTCGGCACTCCGCCCCCGGCGGGCACACTCAACCAGCGAGAAACCACGGGGGGCAGATCGTGGCAGAGCGTTCGGCGATCTCCGATGTGATCGGAGTGCCCGACCCGCATGCCACCGCCGAGCCTGGCTCTTCGGCGATCAACGACTTATCCCCCGACAGTCATGGGCCGGCGCGAATGCAGCTGGCAGGCCAGGCCCCGCCCCAGTCGGATGGGACCGGCTCGGACGGACAGACCATCTCCGACCGGGCCGCCTGGCGCAAGGCCGCGCACGACATCGACCAGCTCAAGCGCCCCATCAGCTGGGCCGGACTGCAAATGACCTTCAACACGCTCAACACGTTCTTCGGCATAGATGGGGACGGGGATTTCGAGTGCGCCAGCATCATCGCCGACACCCTGCACAGCTCTTGGGCTGAGTACGCCAACAAAGTCGCAGACCGCTGCATCCGCCTGGCCGGCAGCATGCACAACGCAGGCACCATGCAGCACAACAACGACGAAGAACGTCACAGCGAATTCGACCGGCTCTCACGCCGCTACCGTGACACTCCCGGGCGGTGAGAGACGGTGAAATGGCAGACGCTTACCAAGCTCGACACCGAAGACCTGGGCCGCGCCGCAGACGTCTACAAGAGCCTCTCCTCCGCAGGAGATCGCGGCAAAGACGGGCTCAACAAAAACGTTGCCCCCGGCATCCGAGGCAAGCTAAAAGGCCGCGCCGCCAATGCTGCCCTGCGTCAAGTGGGCCAGCTGTCGGACAACTTCCACTACATGCAGGTCCAGACCGGACTGATACGCACCAACATAGACCTGCTGCAAGAAATTCTCCGCAAAGCCAAGATCAGGCTCAACCAGGCCCTGCAAGAG
This sequence is a window from Streptomyces sp. NBC_01775. Protein-coding genes within it:
- a CDS encoding SDR family oxidoreductase, which gives rise to MTTTLITGANKGLGFETARRLVAAGHTVYAGSRDAERGRRAAEQLGARPVLLDVTDDASVAQAAKTIEADGGGLDVLVNNAGIGEEVIGPEETTADTLRPLFETNVFGMVRVTHAFLPLLRRSAAPVLVNVSSGLASMTLVSTPDTPAYAFPGVAYPASKAAVNMVTVQYTKAFPGMRVNAVEPGYTATDLNGHRGTQTVEEGAEIIVRMARIGPDGPTGGYFDAAGTLPW
- a CDS encoding NADP-dependent oxidoreductase — protein: MRAVGVREPKGRPEVLEVPRPEPGEGEVLVRVSAAGLNPLDWKIADGMLEGALPYAFPLVMGVDFAGVVESNGPGSRRFTPGDGVYGQVISDPVGGGTYAEFVVVDEAGSVALAPPSVPLTVAAGAPTAGMTALGIVDTAALREYESVLIVGAAGGVGTFLTQLASAHGLRVIAATHGRDERRMAAFGAAVTVDARERALADAVREEYPEGVDALVDLIAADPAAFAAGAAPVRNGGVALSTLGAAVPGELSAKGVEGLNFQLTASAALLDRLGQELDSGRLVVPVETQVPLEQAPDAVARNRVGGGRGKTVFLP
- a CDS encoding RNA polymerase sigma factor SigF — encoded protein: MDGTRTPTQAPSGDADAPPTPAEAQRERAARTRALTQSLFEQLTGLDRGTTEYERIRCALIEANLPLVRYVAARFRSRNEPMEDVVQVGTIGLINAIDRFDAERGVQFPTFAMPTIVGEIRRYFRDNVRTVHVPRRLHEMWVQVSGATEDLTTLHGRSPTTAEIAERLKISEDEVLACIEAGRAYRATSLEAAQEREDGMPGLLDRLGYEDPELDGVEHRDLVRHLLVQLPEREQRILLLRYYRNLTQSQISAELGVSQMHVSRLLSRSFARLRAANRIDA
- a CDS encoding helix-turn-helix transcriptional regulator; this encodes MAATEFGRAVRRWRDRVPPGTAGLPAGGQRRAAGLRREELALLAGISVDYVTRLEQGRATSPSTQVVEALVRALRLSGDERAHLFQLAGLAPPGPETVPAYLTPSVQRLLDRLAGTPVGVYDAAWTLLVANPLYAALMGDPSGWRGNERNGVWRNLVGPGSRVRHTPRERRAFEAALVADLRATAGRYPADQHLRRLVAQLRAHSERFAELWDAGVVGRQEGSRKTVEHPQVGPLTLDCDVLSVAGSDLRVMVYTAEPGTQDAERLALLAVLGTQSLVE